A window from Felis catus isolate Fca126 chromosome B1, F.catus_Fca126_mat1.0, whole genome shotgun sequence encodes these proteins:
- the CB1H4orf47 gene encoding UPF0602 protein C4orf47 homolog isoform X3, with product MPAEGGKTDMERIGLFSEMEYVTVGDKYVSSFNRPFNDAASKNKQMLPGGSKAMSNLQAGYFDPHFVRIFEGEGYVNLNQVRRRHMMEEAKKNLGKAFLPSNGDKKPCGLGTYYGTIGGPVPFFSTQLKPRDKYEVPGKNLYTNPGKKGTGYGYANITIGKQFSHSADFYDAPKLNFKKENEEHHRLVKGTPFKSNLYPREYFDTNPYLFEKALPPIKKTEKKELLAQPFKPSSPGKKIKVNE from the exons ATGCCTGCAGAAGGAGGGAAGACGGATATGGAGAGGATTGGCCTCTTCAGTGAGATGGAGTATGTTACTGTTGGTGATAAATATGTGTCCTCATTTAATC gaccCTTTAATGACGCtgcaagcaaaaataaacagatgctACCTGGGGGATCCAAAGCAATGTCAAATCTCCAGGCAGGTTATTTTGATCCCCATTTTGTAAGGATATTTGAAGGTGAAGGCTATGTAAATCTGAATCAAGTGAGGAGACGGCATATGATGGAAGAAGCCAAAAAAAACCTAGGCAAAGCCTTCCTCCCTAGTAATGGAGATAAAAAGCC aTGTGGGTTAGGAACCTACTATGGCACAATAGGCGGTCCGGTGCCATTCTTCAGCACACAGTTGAAACCCAGAGACAAATATGAGGTACCTGGAAAGAATTTATACACAAACCCgggaaagaaaggaacaggatATGG ctaTGCAAATATTACCATAGGTAAACAGTTTTCACACTCTGCTGATTTCTACGATGCACCCAAACtaaattttaag AAGGAGAATGAAGAACACCATCGTTTAGTTAAAGGAACACCTTTCAAATCAAATCTTTACCCAAGGGAATATTTTGACACGAATCCTTATTTGTTTGAGAAAGCTTTACcaccaattaaaaaaacagagaagaaagaattacTTGCACAGCCCTTTAAACCTTCTTCTCCTGGTAAAAAG
- the CB1H4orf47 gene encoding UPF0602 protein C4orf47 homolog isoform X4, with translation MPAEGGKTDMERIGLFSEMEYVTVGDKYVSSFNRPFNDAASKNKQMLPGGSKAMSNLQAGYFDPHFVRIFEGEGYVNLNQVRRRHMMEEAKKNLGKAFLPSNGDKKPCGLGTYYGTIGGPVPFFSTQLKPRDKYEVPGKNLYTNPGKKGTGYGYANITIGKQFSHSADFYDAPKLNFKKENEEHHRLVKGTPFKSNLYPREYFDTNPYLFEKALPPIKKTEKKELLAQPFKPSSPGKKG, from the exons ATGCCTGCAGAAGGAGGGAAGACGGATATGGAGAGGATTGGCCTCTTCAGTGAGATGGAGTATGTTACTGTTGGTGATAAATATGTGTCCTCATTTAATC gaccCTTTAATGACGCtgcaagcaaaaataaacagatgctACCTGGGGGATCCAAAGCAATGTCAAATCTCCAGGCAGGTTATTTTGATCCCCATTTTGTAAGGATATTTGAAGGTGAAGGCTATGTAAATCTGAATCAAGTGAGGAGACGGCATATGATGGAAGAAGCCAAAAAAAACCTAGGCAAAGCCTTCCTCCCTAGTAATGGAGATAAAAAGCC aTGTGGGTTAGGAACCTACTATGGCACAATAGGCGGTCCGGTGCCATTCTTCAGCACACAGTTGAAACCCAGAGACAAATATGAGGTACCTGGAAAGAATTTATACACAAACCCgggaaagaaaggaacaggatATGG ctaTGCAAATATTACCATAGGTAAACAGTTTTCACACTCTGCTGATTTCTACGATGCACCCAAACtaaattttaag AAGGAGAATGAAGAACACCATCGTTTAGTTAAAGGAACACCTTTCAAATCAAATCTTTACCCAAGGGAATATTTTGACACGAATCCTTATTTGTTTGAGAAAGCTTTACcaccaattaaaaaaacagagaagaaagaattacTTGCACAGCCCTTTAAACCTTCTTCTCCTGGTAAAAAG